One segment of Solanum stenotomum isolate F172 chromosome 1, ASM1918654v1, whole genome shotgun sequence DNA contains the following:
- the LOC125853297 gene encoding peptide chain release factor PrfB2, chloroplastic — MSFLILGRRSTQLSRIPRKLLLFSCTFSSQSPNTSISNNRSTIFHSWYSSSNIRNKGFSSIFNGSTKNPSGSLWGVRFLSLEAAVEPTTADGLTVEGIIAKNWNILDDSEDDWKSHASSIAQSVHLIKKRLKWKRLMYRLEVLSAQLNKADLWDDPVHAGKISREHGSLMNKVEDVMAIEQELVEHIDMIKLAREENDPELESESVKALLGIRRNVKEKELEALLSGEHDNCSCFIEVQAGAGGTESMDWASMVMQMYKLWAQRKGYGVSVVDEMPGEIAGIKRATIKVDGKNAFGYAKSEVGVHRLVRISPFDSAKRRHTSFVAVAVIPILGDGSTHVQINESDLRIERFRSGGAGGQSVNTTESAVRITHIPTGITASCQNERSQHSNKASAMAVLQSRLDQLEMARQAQMNAQHTQSLTEISWGNQIRTYVLHPYRMVKDLRTNYEVSDPDSVLEGDLDDFILSFLSTSLDKDEE, encoded by the exons ATGTCGTTTTTAATATTGGGAAGAAGATCAACGCAGCTCTCTCGAATCCCACGCAAACTCCTCTTATTTTCTTGCACTTTTTCTTCTCAATCTCCTAATACTTCCATTTCCAATAATAGATCAACAATTTTTCATTCTTGGTACAGTTCATCCAATATAAGAAATAAAGGGttctcttcaattttcaatGGAAGTACAAAAAACCCATCAGGGTCTTTATGGGGTGTTCGGTTTTTGAGCTTGGAGGCTGCTGTTGAGCCGACTACTGCTGATGGGCTTACTGTTGAGGGAATTATTGCTAAAAATTGGAATATACTTGATGATAGTGAGGATGATTGGAAAAGCCATGCTTCTTCCATTGCTCAGTCCGTTCATCTTATCAAGAAACGCCTCAAG TGGAAAAGGCTAATGTATAGGCTTGAAGTGCTGTCAGCTCAGCTCAATAAGGCAGATCTTTGGGATGACCCCGTCCATGCTGGGAAGATCAGCCGTGAACATGGTTCTCTAATGAACAAAGTGGAGGATGTTATGGCCATTGAACAAGAGTTGGTTGAACATATTGACATGATTAAGCTTGCCAGGGAAGAGAATGATCCAGAGTTGGAATCG GAATCAGTGAAAGCTCTACTCGGAATTAGAAGGAATGTGAAAGAAAAAGAGCTTGAAGCTTTATTATCTGGGGAGCATGATAATTGCTCTTGTTTTATAGAG GTTCAAGCTGGAGCTGGCGGTACTGAGAGCATGGACTGGGCTTCAATGGTCATGCAGATGTACAAATTGTGGGCTCAACGTAAAGGATATGGCGTTTCTGTTGTGGATGAAATGCCTGGTGAGATTGCAGGAATCAAG CGTGCAACAATCAAAGTTGATGGCAAAAATGCTTTTGGATATGCCAAATCAGAGGTAGGAGTGCATCGTCTGGTACGCATCTCGCCATTCGATAGCGCGAAGAGAAGGCATACTTCCTTTGTTGCAGTTGCTGTAATTCCAATTTTGGGAGATGGATCTACCCATGTTCAAATCAATGAATCTGATCTTCGAATTGAGCGTTTTCGATCAGGGGGAGCTGGTGGTCAGTCTGTTAACACAACTGAGAGTGCTGTCAGGATAACTCATATTCCCACAGGCATTACTGCATCTTGTCAGAATGAAAG gtCACAGCATTCAAACAAAGCTTCTGCCATGGCCGTTCTTCAATCGCGCTTGGACCAACTTGAGATGGCACGACAGGCTCAGATGAATGCACAACATACCCAGTCTCTCACTGAGATCAGTTGGGGCAACCAAATACGTACTTACGTGCTCCAT CCTTATCGCATGGTCAAAGATCTCCGGACAAATTATGAGGTTTCAGATCCTGATTCTGTGCTTGAAGGGGATCTTGATGACTTCATTTTGAGCTTTCTTTCAACGTCGTTAGACAAGGATGAAGAATGA